A region of the Ornithinimicrobium ciconiae genome:
CTGTTCTACCGCCTCGGCCGGGCCGGTGACCTGCTGCACCGGATGGGCGCCATCGAGTTCGCGACCACGATCGCTCCCGGGGTGCGGGACGTGCTGATCGGGGGCCGGATCTATGACTCGGTGCGCCGCACCACCGCGGACCGGGGCGCCGGTGGCCGGCGTGGCCGCGACTCCGGTGGGCGCCCGGCATACGACGCCGTCGTGCTGGACGCACCACCGACCGGACGGGTCGGCAACTTCCTGGATGTGACCGGACAGTTGGCGGACCTGGCCAGGGTGGGCCCCATCCGCAACCAGGCCGACGCGGTGCGCGGGATGCTGCACTCCGCGACGACCGTGGTGCACGTGGTGACCCTGCTGGAGCAGCTGCCGGTCCAGGAGACCCTCGATGCGGTGCACGGCCTCGGGGCTGACGGTCTGCGGATCGGCGCCATCATCGTCAACCAGGCCCGGGACGCCTCCGCCCGTGAGCAGGTCGACCGCGTCGCTGCCGCGGAGGTCGACCCGGAGCATCTCGCCAGCCAACTGGCCACGGTCGGCATCCGGACGACGCCGACCATGGTCGACGGCCTGGTCCAGACTGCGCACGAGGCCATCCAGCGACGTGATCTCGAGGTCTCCCTCGAGGGCGCGATCGCGGATGCTGGACGCCCGGTGCTGACCCTGCCGCACCTGCCCCAGGGGGTCGGA
Encoded here:
- a CDS encoding ArsA-related P-loop ATPase, giving the protein MTWHGTDGHPRLHIVTGKGGTGKTTVAAALAATLAARGRRVLLVETEERQGISQVLDVAPLGTEETEVATGPDGGEVWALSIEAGTALVEYLRLFYRLGRAGDLLHRMGAIEFATTIAPGVRDVLIGGRIYDSVRRTTADRGAGGRRGRDSGGRPAYDAVVLDAPPTGRVGNFLDVTGQLADLARVGPIRNQADAVRGMLHSATTVVHVVTLLEQLPVQETLDAVHGLGADGLRIGAIIVNQARDASAREQVDRVAAAEVDPEHLASQLATVGIRTTPTMVDGLVQTAHEAIQRRDLEVSLEGAIADAGRPVLTLPHLPQGVGPDAVWRLAAELARQGVAL